The Geotrypetes seraphini chromosome 12, aGeoSer1.1, whole genome shotgun sequence nucleotide sequence GGCCATTTTTATTGGGTTTATGAAATCACTTAAAGAAACTTACatagttggtacatcttccaacTGAATTACAACTGCTTCATTATTATCCAATGATAAACTGCATACTCCAATTTCAAGTTGCATGGTTTCTTAATATTTCATTAGTAATATTCCCTAGCAATAGTAATGACTTGGGAACACCCCTTAGCAAGTGATAACTATTTTAGTGTATTGCACATCTTGTAACATGTTCATTTAGGGCATACTGATCTTGTTCCTAGTCCCTAGAACATAAGTATTTCtattagttttttgttttaacaCTTGCCAGTAATGCTAACAAAGCAATATCCTTTTATTGTGACTCTGAAGCAATTCTCTATCCTTCACCTTCATATTTTtatttgtgtatatgtatatagtcTGTCTTCAGAAATCCCAGTCAAGGGGCATCTTATACATACATATTGGGAAGAGTTGTACTAACTTGCTTCCTTAAGTGCAGTAAGCTCATAACAGAGTAATCGGAAGACTGAGCTGATCataatttctctccttccctgtaTTGCACACAGGATAGGTCCCTGTTACAATTCTATATAATAGCTTCTTAACCTAGTCCCCAGAGCACACCTatcctgttgggttttcaggatatccctaatgtgGCTCTCTAATTCTCACTCCTTTCTGGCTGATGGCCAAGATCTTCTGTACTATTGGGATGCCAAAGACAAGGAGAGGATGATTGACCAGAACTGGAAGAACCTACTTCACACAGGGGTAGTAGATGATCCTTTTTGCCTGAGTGGACCAAGATCCAGGATTGGCATTAAACAGGACAGTTGCTAAGGGTGTCCATGTTGCAGATGCTCCTAAGCCTGCTTTAATGCTGAAGGAAATGTAGCCTGTGGTGGGCTTTGGGGGCTCCTTCCCAAGTTTCTGCCCAGGGGCCCCCAATATTCCCATTGCTGACCCTGCTTGGGCCATGGGTTCTACCCCATTCTGCTATGTATGTTCAGGTTGCTTTTGAACAAGGAACTAGACCATTCTTAATCCTAGAGAAAGTTGAGGGTGTAAGTAGAACTTGATGATTCTACAATTAAACAGATTGGCATGGAGATGGGTGTAAGCCTGCAACTAGAAGCCCAGAGCTGCTGTAGAATAAAGTTAGGATTAGCctagccaggggtgcccaaccttggtcctcaaggaccacaactcattcaggttttcaagatttctcaaTGCATGTGCATGATATCTATGCATGCATGGCCTCCGTTGTTTCCATAATCATAGGGGAGATCTTGAAAGCCTGATTGGGCAAGAGCCCAAAGTTGGAACCCCTTAACATATTCTAGGGGTTGTCAACCCAGGTCTCATGACACCTAGACAGGGTTCCAGGATACTCAACTaatatacatgagagaaatttgAATACAGTGTCCTCCttttgtatgcatattcattgcaagtATCTTAAACCTGACAGGGTTGAACACCTGGCCTAGACTGACCCAATAGTGTTGTCCAATGGGAGTTACTATGTATTGGTTCTGATGAACATTTGGTGGGCGATGGGGGGCTCCTTTTCTCCCATCTACAGAGGACATGAAAAGAACACTGGATGAGAATGTGAGATTGCTGGAGGTGGTGAGGGTCCTACGGCAGCCAGTGAGGAAGGGGCTGGTAGGTGCCAGATTGCTGGGAGCTGAGCAGGCCAAAGCAGATGTACTGGTTTTTCTGGATGCCCATTGTAAGTAGAGGCCCCACCAGAGGTGAAACTGGTTTGAGGGGGCACAGGAATAGCTGGAACCAGGAGGGGAGCATTTGGTGAAGGAAACGGGACACTGCACTTGGAGGTTACTTAGCTGGTGGCAGATTAGGCATTCAACAGCATGTGTGATAAACATCTCACTAGCAAGAGGTGCCCTGGTACTTGGtattcttcccccctcccatttcAGACTTCAAGGGTACCTACGTCTCCTCTCACCTGTAGGCGAGTGCTGGCCAGGGTGGTTGGAACCACTTCTGGAGCGGATCGCTTTGGACAACACCCTTGTTGTGTGCCCCGACATTGTCTCCATCAACATGCATAGCTTCCAGTTTAAGTGGCCTACCCCCAAGCGCTCGAGCCATGCCCGTGGAATCTTTGACTGGTCACTGGTGTTCATGTGGGAGCCCCTACCAAAAACCCTAGAGTCTGTCCGGACTGACGAGACTCAGCCCATCCAGTAAGTGACACCATCCTCTCCCCCAACTGTCTTTGCTGCTCTGCTTATTCTTGAGGGACAGGACTTGACAACTTTCTCTTTGTGTATCCAGGACACCGGCCATAGCTGGGGGACTCTTTGCCATCTCCAAATCCTACTTCCAGCACATTGGGACCTACGATCCAGAAATGAAAATCTGGGGAGGCGAGAATTTGGAAATGTCTCTTAGGGTAAGAAATGGGAAGCGGAAGCAGGCTGCATGCCTGCTATGGCGTCTTGCCAGGAGATGGGAGGGGTTATGCAGGAGGGTTAAGTCTTTCCAAAGATGTTACTTCTCCCTCCTTAGGTATGGATGTGTGGAGGAAAGCTGGAGATTCTGCCCTGCTCAGTGGTGGGTCACGTCTTCCGCACGGAGAGCCCTCACAGCTTCCCTGAGGGAAGTTCTGTAATATCACGGAACCTGGTACGACTGGCTGAGGTTTGGATGGATGAATACAAGGTGCTGTTCTATAACAGGGTTATGGAGGCTGCCCGTATATTCAAGGAGGTAAATATTGGGATTTTGTgctaaaatacccccctcccaatCTCATTGTTGGAAGACCATAGCTTTATTAGTTTCATGTACCAGGTATAGCAGAAAACTTAgttgggggggaaaggggaacCAAATTTCTGACCATTTCTCTGAGCTAGTTGAAGCTAAGGCCCCAGTGGCCCACCCCATTTTGCTAAGTGTCATGAACAGAGGCCTGAGAGCTgactttttgttttgttctctCTTCTATCTGTCTAGAAGTCATACGGGGACCTGAGCCAGAGACATCAGTTGCGAGAGCGGCTGGGCTGTAAACCTTTCAGCTGGTACCTGAAAACCGTCCGCCCAGACTTCTTTATCCCAGAACTCAACCCACGCTTTTATGGTGTTGTGAGTACTCTAGGCCTCTGTATAAGGAGATGTTTAGTGGTGGGCAGAAGGTGTGCTGTGAACTCACGAGTTGCCAATTAAATCTCTTAATGCCTGAATCTttttcttgaaggtttttataAATTGAAATCTAGAGCATTGCTATCTGGTTCTGAAAGGCTGTACTTTCAACAGGGCTGTCCCAAGTGGCGCAGCCACATAGCATGCTAAGAGGCTTGTTGGCAAAGGGTACAATTCGGGCTATGGATGTTTCCCTGAGATATGATCAAGGCCTGCATCAAATTTGGAGAACTGAGACTATCTAAATATAAGGACATAGGCAAGACAAGGCAGAAGTATTGATTTTAAGGTATTTTAAATGTATTGTATCTGAAAAAGCAAAACCTTTTTTCATTGGAAAAGGTGTCCCATTGTAATGGGTTCAAACTTGGGCCCAtgttctctaaacagcaccttaACTTTAGGTGCCACTAGTAAGtgccctaccagcacctaaattaaGTTTAAAAAATGCTCTTTAAAAGAGGACTTAAATACAATTTTCAAGGCGCCAAAGAAGCGTTGGAATCGCACCTCTAGAGGTGCTTCGTAGTACCCAGCACCACTGTGGgtatggctagggttaccagacatccagataaAACATGTCCTTTAAGGACATGCCTAGGCATcacgatggcttttcaaaacctggcactttgtccaggttttgaaaagtttccaaCTAGTGTCGGGACAGCATCTGCAGGTGCAACACAGTGACAATCGTGCACGCACGGGTACTGTCCTGACATGGGAACACGTGTAGGGAGGCGAGGCTTGTGGTGTGACTAGGGTGGACCTGGGGGCATGACCATAGGTCCAGATTTGtttggaaaaatctggtaaccccccccccccctagcctAACAAGAAGTGGTCTAGGTGCCAAAGGGCCTACATAAACAAGATTCTCATCAAACATaggtgctgaaaatgtaggccttaaaaccctggcctacacttTTAGTATCTACCTTTGCTGGAGATGTGACTCTAAAATCAGTCAAACGCTTTGGcagggccacattatggatttgtaggtatttggagggctttggaaaaaaatagttaatgtcttattaatgaaatgtcaactttgcatgaggtaactcTTTAaggctttccttttggctaagactaCATAATATTGTAATGTATAGCTAGACATTATCAAGAAACtgcattttacttttgtgatttatgataaaacataccaagggcctcaatagtacctggcaggccacatgtggtcccTGGGCCATGGGTTTGATATCACAGATCTAAATGATGCAGTCTTGTGTTAGTGGCCATTGGTTGTTTTgtcagtttatagaatctgggccttgggAGTTTAGCATTTCTTAGCCCTAAAGGGCTTACAATCTGTACTTAAAGTCTCGTGTGTTAATTATTGTAACATAGGAAGTATATCCAATTATATATTGGGATTTCTGCGTAGCCACTTCAGTATCATTGCTTAATCTTTCtcaaccgcatagaacttcacggtattgcggtatataagctgttattattattattattattattatctcagtATTTCAGAGGCTAAGGCAGGAAGTTCATCACAAAGAAGCCAAGAGCTTTATTGGTTCCTCCCATTTTGCTACAAATGAACCAGAAGAGTCTGACACTGCAAGGCAGCATAACTCATGATTGCTCTTGAGTGTGGGGGGTAAGGGAGCAGTATGTATAGGGGCACATGGCACCTTCAGAATGGTTAACATCAATATGGTTTGAGCTGAATTCCAAGGCAGCTCGAGAGAGATCCTCCAGCTGGGGACTTAAACTGGTTGTGATGCCCATCTGTGGGTAGGGGACTTCAAGACCACAGCAGACATGCTGTATGTTTAAATGCCTGGTGAAACTTTCCCCAGTGGCCCAGTTCTAAAGCCCTGGCACTGTGCTCTTTAATTCATACATACATTATTTTGTAGATGCTGAACAAAGGTCTGAAGATGTGCCTAGATGCTAGTGAGATGCATGATGGAAGGGCTGAAGTAGGCATAAGTAAATGCCATGGAGACGCAGATACACAGGTAAGAAGGTAGTTTCTTTGTAggtggaggaaaagggtacaTGTCTGTAGTAAGGGCCAGATCTGATCTGCATAGGGTAGGGGTGGGCTAAGTCCTTAAGGGCCATAACCCTAGCTAGGTTTGAAGTTTCCACAAAGGGAACAGGCATGATTACTGTCTATATGCAGATGGATGTAAATGTATGTCATaccactcaagcagccaatctATTGACAGCATCCCtcaactacaagacttttagaaaagaaatagaccatattcttcaagaaaactctgaaaaaagaaaataccacaagtctcaaactccacctctcactaaagccaactaccccaaacaattaACCTTACCCATCTCTtgctctctttgaaaatgaccaattttttttgtaAGACATCttagataattcttttgtaatccgccttgaactgcaaggtaatggcagaatagaaatccctaatgtaatgtaatacctaTTCCCTTTGTGGAAACCTCAGATCCAACGTGGTTATGGCCCTCAAGACTGTGGTAGGGTGGcaattactcctggcagaattctgtgtgCACATTTTGCACATTCTGCAAGTTCTTTTTAAATCTGACAACACTTAaatatatttttgctaattatcttGAATTTAACTAAAATTCAAACTTGTATGAGGAAAAACAAAAccctttttcctccccccccccaccccataggcCCCCTTTACTAAATGTTACAACACTGCTCCAACACATataggaattctattagcatCGGCATTTGGCACTCCAAGCTGCGGTAAAAACagctaccatggcttagtaaacgGGGAGCTGGCTATCTAGCAGAAGAAATTAATCATTGTAAAACTTCTCTGCATCTCTAGTTAGACAGCATTTATACAACTGAAGGATAGGCTACATTCTGAgccaaaaaaaaatcagatgcCTGTTATGGACAGCTTGCTATAAAGGTCAAATATCAAACCATCTCGGGGAACTTCCATCCAAAGATTGGAAGAAATGCACTTTGGATGACTGACACCTTTTTCAGGTTCAACTGGTAGGCCAATAACCCTTCAAATAGCTTGAACATTGTGTTATCAAAGAACTGGTCCCATGGAAGCCATTTACTACTCTGAGATGAAATGTGCTATTCAGCCCACAATTAGGTTTCTCTTAGTCAATGATTTGATATTTGACCAGTTTTGTATAAGTTATTCTGACCATAGCAGGGGTCTGGGCTTCGGTGTGGAAATTCAGTACAATGTCCCCAATCTATCCTGTGTACCTTGGAATGCTGCTGTTAGCCTAAAGAGCTGGTGGGAAGATTGCCTTTCCTCTACTGCAGTCTTCCTGAAAAAGTAACATCTAGGGTGGGCCTACAGTAGAGGGAAGCCTGAAGCATCCATGCTGGATGCCTGATGTCACCAGCTATGATTTGGGCTGCAGGAGAAGGGGGTCAAATTCTGTACAGGGAACACTGGTAATTCTGCATCCCTTCCCtcttttcctgtctctctccAAAATGTACTCTGTTCTCAAATGCTGCTATGGCTCCCCCACAGAGTAAACAAAGTGGGGAGAATGGGCTTTAGCACTTGATCATGCCTCTGCTGAGCAACATTCTGatgggggagagatgctggacataaGGCCAAGGTAGGAAATAGCAGAACTTGGGAGCAGGAAAGGAGATACTGACTTTAGGGGTAGGATGCATAAGGCTTTCAGTTTTGTGCCCTACCTCCAAGGCAGGCCAATATTTAAGGTACAGATGCCCTCAGACAAGCCCTGTATATAACTCGAGTTAGCCAGCATGCACTGTTGTGGGAAAACATTGAacatctttgtttttcttttagtaTTTTGAGTACACTTCCCTGAACGAGATCAAGCACAACGTCAACAGGGAGCTGTGTCTCAGTGTGGCACATCCTACCCTTACACTCCAGTACTGTGTGGctcgggatggagaaagaaatgtACCTCCGTATCAATCATTTTCCTATGAGATGGTATGTGATTCTCTAGACTTAAAGTAAGTTACAAGACAGAGACAGATGGCCTTGCTCAAGGTCTGTCGCACCTCAGCTGGGGCTTAGAATGTAAtaaactgcccccctccccccaagttcCTTTGATGTCTTCATCTGCTAATTCtttgtgtttgggttttttttttcaggacgGTCTGCTTCAGAGTCAAAAATTTGGCCTATGTCTTCAGGCTATGCGTAACACCCTGTTTCTGGCTTCCTGTACCTCAGAAGAACCCAGACAAGTCTGGGTCTTCTTCACTGAGCTGCCAGATGAGAGGCCAGATGATCCTAGAAAATCTACTGAATGATTCTCTTAGTTCTCTAGaacaaagtagtttagttttaaAGGGGCTGGGGATCTAGTAGAAGACCTtggtttacttttaaatttttgtttttaatatcctGTAGCTAGGTTATGACTTGTAACACTTTGCATGTTAGTCTAATAAAGCATATTGAAAAAGCATCTTGATCTGGATCTTTCACTTTGTTTCTCTTGAAAAGCTTCTCTTTTTTTCTAGGGCTGTGTGCAGAAGCCTTTTGGAGAAGGGAGTTCCTCTAACACAAATTTGTGTGGAGCATGTGAACCATGACAAAAGGGGTGATTAAACCTGACCTAATTCTACTAATGCCTGGCCTAAGGTCAGGTTTATGTAAATTTGATTACAATATCATAATCCAATGTAATTTACATATTGGTGATCCTTTTTTGGCATACACTACATGCaaatcatgcatattcactgtagaTAATCTATAAACCAGCCTGGTAAGGGAGCATTCTAGGACTGAGGGGCAGGGGGGCTtcacaaaacccacccaaattgcTCCAACTCCAGCCTGGCACCATGGAAGATTATCAGATATGCCAATTAAAAATGACTTACTCTATATAGTACTTAAAACTGTGCTAGAATCTTACTCGGAAATCATTAATTCACCCTGattccagattttactaaagtggTAAGAGCAGACAGCATAGCTGGTTAAAGATTTGAACAAAGTTTTTGGAGGAAAACTTTTTTTGGAGACATGGGaagtcattgcttgccctggatcatagcatggaatattgctactccttgggttttggccaggtattagtgacatggattggctactgggcttagTCCATTGGTTTGACCCTGTAAGGCTAATAGATTCTTACAAGTCCATATTTGTATTTTTAGTTTAGAATGAAAATCATTAGATTGAAATGGGATTGCCCTCAAGCTGGTTTACCTTTATCCAGAATAGGGCCATGTTAATGGTTTTTCACTTTATTGGCTATACTGCTAGAGAGCAAAAGCTACCCCAGAGTACAATACAGTATATGATAAATGGGTAATGAGGAAACCAGAAATccaaaatacaatttaaacaggACAGATCAAGGGAGAACTGTGCTGTCTCTGCAGCCTCAACACTCCCATCCCTGCCTCCTGCCTCGGTTAtgttttatttaagatttgatataccactcctgCATTGTAccaacctaagcagtttacaatgtatcaaactaaaatgaaattaggtaattAAGGAAAAACAATGCTTAAAGCTTCAGAAATTCCTTCAGCTTTTTACTACCCTGGACAGGGCAATAATTCCCAACAGTAGGCCCATCAACTGAAAATGAAATTCTGAATTTTTATTAAGGAAAAtgtagtgaaaagggcaaacCTGTAACTAAAACATTACAGTAATTGGTCATGTCAACATCACTGAGGTAGATCAAAAAAATATACTAACTGAGTAGATTTTGACAAAGGGAAATGTTTTTCAAGCTACTGTATTTGAGATATGAGCATGGAAAGTTATCCCCAAAATTCTTAAAGATTTTTTTAGTTATTCCAACTGACAAGTGCTAATTATTTAGTTTCTGCAGCATCCACCTTTAAGGGTATAGAGATTGCTATCAGGACTGGAGGTTTCCTTAATTCCAGAAAACTTTTCAGGTGCTTGGGgttaaagaatacatattttctcCTAATTTTAATGACACTTACAAGGAAATTGAAATAAAGTCCCTTTTAAGGTCCACTACCTGAGATTTAAAGgctaaaaaagcttttcttctGAGTAGACCTACAAAGGTCAGGAAATATTTTAACTGAATACCCCTCTAATTTTACAGCTTTAGCCCTGAAATACATAAGATCCAGTCTTTATCTTACTCCAATGCAAAAGTAGCAATAAATGTTGCTTTGTTAAGAAACATATCAGGATCAGAATTCTCCAACAAACCAGTAACATCCAAACTGGCTTGCTGGTTTTGATCTGGATTTAGGTTTTTTAGTGGACTTCCCAAGTTAATGTATGCTTTAGTTATCAGAGGCATGGATTCATCAAGAATTTGTATGACTTTCTTTCAAAAACTTAACATCTCTATAGGCCGATATAAAGAAGGTTGTAggaaattcaaaaatcttaaattcagTCTTCATTCATAATTTTCAAGTCTTTTCAATTCTCTGGATATTTAAATTATCCTTTACCAAAGACACTTGTGTCTCCTTTACCTTTTCTACAGTTTTCTTTAATTCCTGAACTTGGGAGTCCACCTTAGCCACAGTATCTCCAGTTTGCTTAACATAAAGCTGAACCAATTCAGGGAGTTGTCTGAACATTTATATATAAAGTTCTACAATTTAACCTCCAAATTCTTAACAGCTTCCCATTCCTCCTTCAGGGTTATATTGTCCAATCTTTCCTTCAACCGAGTAAAGCTCCTTGTTCCAGCCTCAGTGGCTCCATTTGCTGTAGGGTCAGACCTCCCAGGAACCTCCTCAGGCCATCCCACCTCCATTGCATCTGAACCAATTTCCCCAGCTGGTAACTGCTCAACATCTGTTATGAGAGGTTGAGTCCCAGCACTGGAACCTGGTAAAGCAACCTCTTTGGTATCCATACTAGAgcttcctctcaacctctgtttTACTTCCTGCTTGAAGTGGGTTCTCATGGTCTTCAGGGCTCAGTGAAGCCTCAGCTACATTGCAGGCAAAATCTCCTGTTGCTCACCATTACTATGAAGTTCTTCTTGGCACTTTTCAGTAAGAGGAAGTTCTCCAGCATTCATTGTCCCGATACCAGGGGTGATGTCAGTTTGGCTGGGATCAAACACAGCTTCATCTTAACCATGTTCTTCTTTAGGTAGTATCAAGCGCTGGTCAGAGTGTCCTCACTACTCCGTCTCTGCCCATCCCCCAAATTCTTAAACTATCAACAGTTGGAACCACATGGTTAAGGGGGGTAAAAGGTTGTAGATCACAAGTACCCCTCAAGCAATGTCAACAAAAGCATCTTGGTTGTAACTTACTGGAGATCTTGTTACACTCTTCTTGCACTTGAAAGGTTGATTGAAAAGTATACCAATAAGACACTTGGGTTGAAAGGACCTTTATAGCCCAAAGGCTAAAAACCAACTGAATTCAACCAGTCAAGAGTTATGATGAAAAATATTGAAGGGATAAATTAAATTTGATGTGCTGAAGAGAAAACATATATAGCTTCTTGGAAACATAACATGTGCTGGATCCACAAGCCAACAGCAGGTGGTAAGGCACTGGCATGTGTCTTCTAAAGTGGTTACTAATTCCATACCCCTCCAACAGGTCACAGAGGAAGAGTTGGGATGCTACACTACCTGTCTTATGAGTTATGGAtagttaccctatggctccagaaaaaggaggacaaattgagacatccaggttttacttccattgctttcaatagaagtaaaggccagatgtctgtccttttactggagccatatggtcccCACCTATCTGGAGTACTTCCTCTCTAGTCACACACCAGCACATCTATCTGgaatcttcttccctcctctcttgGGCTCTTGTGCTTGATCACCAAGCACTTTTGTAACTCTTGTGTCTATGAACTAACCCTGCTGCTTTTGACCCAGAACCTTTCTCTCTGCAGCAATAAAGTGTCCAGTTTGCCAAAGATAGGGGGAAGACAAAGGTCTGACCATAGgagagggaggaaatggtacaaagggatggaggggtaggggagagaggagaatgtggtgcagcaagggaggagatggtgcatagggatgggaggagtggggaagagaagaaaatggaaaaaatgctgtttatagaaaGATGGGAATATAGGGGCAAAGAAAGtgggagaagatggtacacatggaaaGAAGGGGAAGACCTGGAGAaatagatttgaggaggaagcagaaaaatggaagacacCCAGGCAAACTGCCGACATATCTTTCTACTTGAGGCTATGATACCAATAATgcttcacaacattcattcctagcAGAACACTGGGCCTTGGTCACATGTGCAGAACAcaaataaaccctatgcaaatacaggaccacaaactaaatgTCCTAATCTACACAAACAAAACgctaagaaaaaaatacatttcttcctgaacaattaAAAATATAGACAAAAGAAATTCAGATAACTGACTTTttaatcactacattgaaaataaaatcacttttcctaccgttgttggctggtgactttatttttctactcatcttttcctaGTCTCTGATTTCACTTTCttctatctgtgctcttaactgtttccatgGCCTCCTTATCTaaatgctgtttttctctcctgcaTTTTCTGTCCTATATGCTTCTTTGACATTAactttttaacattcaactttcttccatttttctgcttcctcctcaactCTATTTCTCCAGGTCTTCCCctctgaaatgtcccgttttcagagacagtatctcaaagctgtgcgtggggacaacggaacaggcgatcacttccctcctctctccagcgccaaagcctgccccccccacccccccggaccAGCCTCCGCTGTTGCTACCTACCCGCCTGGCCTACCGCTGCTTCAAACACCACCTCCCTGGTCCGGGAGgcatttgaaaacatatttgttcaccAAGTATATAGGAAACTGACCCCCTCCTTCACTAACGCATAGCGTGGgatttagcgccagcagcggggtaactgctccaatgctcataggaattttatgaccgcaggagcagttaccgccgctgcctgtcctaaaacccacgctacacgttagtaaaggagggggctaAGTTATTCTATTCAATTATAACAActttctcttttgtaaaccgtgtagagcttcacggtcctgcggtacatAAACAGAATGTTATGATacaaggaaaatttttttcaagtcagcctattgaattgactgttcaatttgcttttcctgtccaattgagcattttgtagcctcttctcacacacacccccaacccccgtctttgccctccagccccatcctgccactgtggtgtaaacaaaattaaaCAGACTTTTCAGCTCTCTGTTAGCTAGCGAGCATGAGCTAGGCCCCAaccccagctctggcaggatacacatttcaaatctgacatatggtaatcacaaaatagaaaataaaattattttttctaccgtttgtctggtcattttatattgaaatcatgttggtcccaggcttagGTCGGGGGTCATCATCGTCCTCCACCGCTCATAAAACAGACCCAAATGCCTTAAGAATTGCTTTAAAAACGCAACCAGGACTGAAAGCACAGACATCAGCAACCGCCATCGTTCTGAAAACAGTCGGCACAAGGTGAACAAAGTCCAAGACTAAAACTGTAACATCAGGAATTTTGGAAGGATGGCAAAGACACCCTTTAAAGATCACCTGAATTGAGATAGCTGGTGAAGAATgactttattttattatttatttattcaattttcaatactGTTCTCTCAAGGGTTCTcataatggtttacatgaatttattcaggtactc carries:
- the LOC117346347 gene encoding polypeptide N-acetylgalactosaminyltransferase 6-like, with product MPPLRRYAWRVRRRILLLAFFLIISVLILRRMQWSSSKIIRVPQQEEPSFNIRDFMVPVKNVHSDDGIPLQENEGPKGCLPGYYSAAELQPRFKRPYSAPWAPGAGGLAYQLSDLTDEETMELNMGYETYNLNVFVSDRISLHRDLGPDSRPPECLAKKFKRCPALSPVSVIIVFHNEAFSTLLRTVCSVLYTVPRFLLLEIILVDDASPNEDMKRTLDENVRLLEVVRVLRQPVRKGLVGARLLGAEQAKADVLVFLDAHCECWPGWLEPLLERIALDNTLVVCPDIVSINMHSFQFKWPTPKRSSHARGIFDWSLVFMWEPLPKTLESVRTDETQPIQTPAIAGGLFAISKSYFQHIGTYDPEMKIWGGENLEMSLRVWMCGGKLEILPCSVVGHVFRTESPHSFPEGSSVISRNLVRLAEVWMDEYKVLFYNRVMEAARIFKEKSYGDLSQRHQLRERLGCKPFSWYLKTVRPDFFIPELNPRFYGVMLNKGLKMCLDASEMHDGRAEVGISKCHGDADTQYFEYTSLNEIKHNVNRELCLSVAHPTLTLQYCVARDGERNVPPYQSFSYEMDGLLQSQKFGLCLQAMRNTLFLASCTSEEPRQVWVFFTELPDERPDDPRKSTE